A DNA window from Vigna angularis cultivar LongXiaoDou No.4 chromosome 1, ASM1680809v1, whole genome shotgun sequence contains the following coding sequences:
- the LOC108347872 gene encoding probable xyloglucan endotransglucosylase/hydrolase protein 28, translated as MEGSHMEFLVVFCYSMLFAFVTASYGNSPIVSFDEGYAPLFGDSNLVIHRDGKSVHLSLDERTGSGFVSHDLYLHGYFSASIKLPADYTAGVVVAFYMSNGDMFQNNHDEIDFEFLGNIRGKNWRIQTNVYGNGSTNIGREERYGLWFDPSDDFHQYSIAWTDSQIIFYVDNVPIREVTRTESMGGDFPSKPMTLYATIWDASDWATNGGKYRVNYKYAPYVAKFSDLVLHGCAVDPIELVAKCENDEKGIASGVTPAQRIKMENFRKKHMTYSYCYDRIRYKSPPSECVINSQEAERLRKFDPVTFGSGRHHGKRHRHTRGSQTEAASSF; from the exons ATGGAGGGGTCTCACATGGAGTTCCTAGTAGTCTTTTGTTACTCCATGCTTTTTGCCTTCGTTACTGCCTCTTACGGGAACTCTCCCATCGTATCCTTTGATGAAGGTTACGCTCCCTTGTTTGGGGACAGTAACTTGGTCATCCACAGAGATGGCAAATCTGTTCATCTTTCACTGGATGAGAGAAcag GTTCAGGATTTGTGTCTCATGATCTTTACCTTCATGGGTACTTTAGTGCTTCTATTAAGTTGCCTGCTGATTACACTGCCGGAGTTGTGGTTGCCTTCTAT ATGTCAAACGGTGACATGTTCCAGAATAACCATGATGAAATCGACTTTGAGTTCTTGGGAAACATTAGAGGCAAAAACTGGAGGATTCAGACAAATGTTTATGGCAATGGTAGTACCAATATTGGCAGGGAGGAAAGATATGGTCTCTGGTTTGATCCTTCAGATGATTTCCATCAGTACAGTATTGCCTGGACTGATTCTCAGATCAT ATTTTATGTGGACAATGTTCCCATCAGAGAAGTGACGCGAACAGAATCTATGGGAGGAGATTTCCCCTCTAAGCCAATGACACTGTATGCAACAATATGGGATGCATCTGATTGGGCTACGAATGGAGGAAAATACAGGGTTAACTACAAGTATGCACCCTATGTTGCCAAATTCTCTGACCTTGTTCTGCATGGGTGTGCAGTGGATCCTATTGAGCTGGTTGCCAAGTGTGAGAATGATGAAAAAGGCATTGCTTCTGGTGTTACACCAGCGCAAAGAATCAAAATGGAGAATTTCAGAAAGAagcacatgacatactcctacTGCTATGACAGAATCAGATACAAATCACCTCCATCAGAGTGTGTCATCAATTCCCAGGAAGCCGAGAGGCTAAGAAAATTTGATCCTGTAACTTTTGGAAGCGGTCGGCACCATGGAAAACGACACCGCCACACCAGAGGAAGCCAGACAGAAGCAGCTTCATCATTTTAA